One genomic window of Anguilla anguilla isolate fAngAng1 chromosome 13, fAngAng1.pri, whole genome shotgun sequence includes the following:
- the rpn1 gene encoding dolichyl-diphosphooligosaccharide--protein glycosyltransferase subunit 1, with protein sequence MHGSMLYSTCLVLITGLIYAESSLVNEEVKRAVDLSTHLAKITAEVLLSNQGESAVHSFIVALEPELAPHLAYIGVSVKGEEDEDSHLELKETTIKDQSGKFFQVQLPSSLAGGSKLRLQVETVLSHVLRPFPTHITQAERQLVVFQGNHYVYSPYPTRSQTTRVRLASKNVESYTKLGNPSKNEEIIEYGPFRDVAPYSQDAMKIHYENNNPFLTISSVTRTIEVSHWGNIAVEETIDLRHTGAILKGPFSRYDYQRQSDSGISSVKSFKTILPASAQDVYYRDEIGNISTSHLLVLEDSVEVEVRPRFPLFGGWKTHYIIGYNLPSYEYLYTLGDQYALKMRLVDHVYDDQVIDFLTVKLILPEGARNIHVDTPYPISRVPDQLHYTYLDTFGRPVLVATKSNLVEQHIQDVVVHYTFNKILMLQEPLLVVGAFYILFFTVIIYVRLDFSITKDPAAEVRMKVASITEQVLTLVNKRLGLYRHLDEVVNRYKQSRDTGALNSGRKTLEAEHRTLTNDIASLQARLKAEGSDLADKVGEVQKLDGQVKELVFRSCQEAERLVAGKVKKEAYIESEKSLANRRQELVTRIDSLLDAL encoded by the exons ATGCACGGCAGCATGCTCTATTCCACCTGTTTGGTGCTAATTACCGGGCTAATTTACGCTGAAAGCTCTCTGGTGAACGAGGAGGTGAAGCGCGCCGTGGACTTGAGCACGCACCTAGCCAAAATAACGGCGGAGGTTCTGCTGTCTAACCAGGGAGAATCTGCTGTGCATAGCTTCATTGTAGCTCTGGAGCCCGAATTGGCCCCGCATCTCGCCTACATTGGAGTGTCT GTGAAAGGTGAGGAAGATGAGGACAGCCACTTAGAATTGAAAGAAACTACAATCAAAGACCAGAG TGGGAAGTTTTTCCAGGTGCAGTTGCCCTCCTCTCTGGCAGGGGGCAGTAAACTAAGGCTCCAAGTGGAGACGGTGCTGAGCCATGTGCTGCGGCCCTTCCCCACTCACATTACCCAGGCAGAGCGGCAGCTGGTAGTGTTCCAGGGCAACCATTATGTCTACTCGCCGTACCCTACCCGAAGCCAAACCACCCGCGTTCGCCTTGCTTCCAAGAATGTGGAGAGCTACACCAAGTTGGGCAACCCCAGCAAGAATGAGGAGATCATTGAGTACGGGCCCTTCCGGGATGTTGCCCCTTACAGCCAG GATGCCATGAAGATCCACTATGAAAACAACAACCCCTTCCTCACTATTAGTAGCGTCACCCGCACCATTGAGGTCTCCCATTGGGGAAACATAGCTGTGGAAGAGACCATTGACTTGCGTCATACAGGGGCCATCCTGAAAGGGCCCTTCTCTCGCTATGACTACCAGAGACAGTCTGACAGTGGGATCTCCTCTGTGAAATCCTTCAAG ACCATCCTTCCTGCCTCGGCTCAGGATGTTTACTACCGTGATGAGATTGGGAACATCTCCACCTCCCACTTGCTGGTTCTGGAAGATTCTGTGGAGGTGGAGGTACGGCCTCGCTTTCCCCTGTTTGGTGGGTGGAAGACTCATTACATCATTGGCTACAACCTACCCAGCTACGAGTACCTCTATACCCTGG GTGACCAGTATGCTCTGAAGATGCGGCTGGTTGATCATGTGTATGATGACCAGGTGATAGACTTCCTGACGGTCAAACTCATTCTTCCTGAAGGGGCCAG GAACATCCATGTGGACACACCCTACCCCATCAGTCGTGTTCCAGACCAGCTGCATTATACCTACTTGGACACCTTTGGTCGTCCCGTTCTGGTGGCCACTAAGAGCAACCTGGTTGAGCAGCACATTCAGGATGTGGTG GTACACTACACCTTCAACAAGATCCTGATGCTACAGGAGCCCCTGCTTGTGGTTGGGGCCTTTTACATCCTGTTCTTCACTGTCATCATCTACGTGCGCCTGGATTTCTCCATCACCAAG GACCCTGCTGCGGAGGTGCGCATGAAGGTGGCGTCCATCACGGAGCAGGTGCTGACCTTGGTCAACAAGCGCCTGGGCCTGTACCGCCACCTGGACGAGGTGGTCAACCGCTACAAGCAGTCTCGCGACACTGGCGCCCTCAACAGCGGCCGCAAGACCCTGGAGGCGGAGCACCGCACCCTGACCAATGACATCGCCTCCCTGCAGGCCCGCCTCAAAGCTGAGGGCTCTGACCTTGCAGACAAG GTGGGGGAGGTGCAGAAGTTGGACGGCCAGGTGAAGGAGCTGGTGTTCCGCTCCTGTCAAGAGGCTGAGCGCCTGGTGGCAGGAAAGGTGAAGAAGGAGGCTTACATCGAGAGTGAGAAGTCACTGGCCAACCGGAGACAGGAGCTGGTCACCCGCATCGACAGCCTGCTGGACGCCctgtaa